One genomic segment of Drosophila melanogaster chromosome 3R includes these proteins:
- the Ctns gene encoding cystinosin, isoform A yields the protein MDFSTHRLTTLLLLLLATVALGNAQSSQLTVDSHDITVLLNSNETFLVFANGLLDSDVEVALGTDSEDHLLLDPATFVYPAGSTRNQSVVITGLKAGNVKVVADSDDANKEIVKDVFVRVTVAKSRALIYTSIIFGWVYFVAWSVSFYPQIWSNYRRKSVEGLNFDFLALNIVGFTLYSMFNCGLYFIEDLQNEYEVRYPLGVNPVMLNDVVFSLHAMFATCITILQCFFYQRAQQRVSFIAYGILAIFAVVVVVSAGLAGGSVIHWLDFLYYCSYVKLTITIIKYVPQALMNYRRKSTSGWSIGNILLDFTGGTLSMLQMILNAHNYDDWVSIFGDPTKFGLGLFSVLFDVFFMLQHYVFYRHSRESSSSDLTTVTDVQNRTNESPPPSEVTTEKY from the exons ATGGATTTCAGCACACACCGCCTGACCACtttgctgctcctcctcctggccACAG TTGCCCTGGGAAATGCCCAAAGCAGTCAGCTCACCGTCGATTCCCATGACATCACCGTTCTGCTGAACAGCAACGAGACTTTTCTGGTGTTCGCCAA CGGATTGCTAGACAGCGACGTGGAAGTTGCGCTGGGAACAGATTCGGAGGATCATTTGCTCCTCGATCCCGCAACGTTTGTGTATCCAGCGGGCAGTACTCGAAATCAGTCGGTGGTGATAACTGGCCTCAAAGCCGGCAACGTCAAAGTGGTCGCAGATAGCGATGATGCGAACAAAGAGAT TGTGAAGGATGTGTTCGTACGCGTGACTGTGGCCAAATCGAGAGCTTTGATCTACACCTCCATCATCTTTGGCTGGGTTTACTTTGTGGCCTGGTCGGTGTCCTTCTATCCGCAGATCTGGAGCAACTATCGCCGCAAGTCCGTCGAGGGACTGAACTTTGATTTCCTGGCCCTCAATATCGTGGGCTTCACCCTGTACAGCATGTTCAACTGCGGCCTCTATTTCATCGAGGATCTGCAGAACGAGTACGAGGTGCGATATCCGCTGGGAGTGAATCCTGTGATGCTCAACGACGTGGTCTTCTCACTGCATGCCATGTTCGCCACCTGCATTACGATCCTTCAGTGCTTTTTCTATCAg AGAGCACAGCAAAGGGTGTCGTTCATTGCCTACGGAATATTGGCCATCTTCGCCGTGGTGGTCGTCGTGTCTGCCGGTTTGGCCGGAGGATCCGTCATCCATTGGCTGGACTTTCTGTACTACTGCAGTTACGTCAAGCTAACCATTACCATCATCAAGTACGTGCCGCAAGCTCTGATGAACTATCGCCGGAAGAGCACCTCCGGCTGGAGCATCGGCAACATTCTGCTGGATTTCACGGGAGGAACGCTGAGCATGCTGCAAATGATTCTGAATGCTCATAATTACG ATGATTGGGTGTCGATTTTCGGTGATCCCACCAAATTCGGACTGGGTCTGTTTTCCGTGCTCTTCGATGTGTTCTTCATGCTGCAGCACTATGTGTTTTACAG GCATTCGAGGGAATCCTCGAGCTCTGACCTCACCACCGTGACCGATGTTCAAAATCGAACAAATGAGTCGCCGCCGCCGAGCGAAGTGACGACTGAGAAATATTAG
- the sav gene encoding salvador, isoform B — protein MNYLTILLCNRKPTMLSRRNKEKSQHKEGVVGKYMKKDTPPDISVINVWSDQRAKKKSLQRCASTSPSCEFHPRSSSTSRNTYSCTDSQPDYYHARRAQSQMPLQQHSHSHPHSLPHPSHPHVRSHPPLPPHQFRASSNQLSQNSSNYVNFEQIERMRRQQSSPLLQTTSSPAPGAGGFQRSYSTTQRQHHPHLGGDSYDADQGLLSASYANMLQLPQRPHSPAHYAVPPQQQQHPQIHQQHASTPFGSTLRFDRAAMSIRERQPSSPMQQQQQQQQQQQQQLQHTQLAAHLGGSYSSDSYPIYENPSRVISMRATQSQRSESPIYSNTTASSATLAVVPQHHHQGHLAVPSGSGGGSLSGSGRGGSSGSVRGASTSVQSLYVPPRTPPSAVAGAGGSANGSLQKVPSQQSLTEPEELPLPPGWATQYTLHGRKYYIDHNAHTTHWNHPLEREGLPVGWRRVVSKMHGTYYENQYTGQSQRQHPCLTSYYVYTTSAEPPKAIRPEASLYAPPTHTHNALVPANPYLLEEIPKWLAVYSEADSSKDHLLQFNMFSLPELEGFDSMLVRLFKQELGTIVGFYERYRRALILEKNRRAGQNQNQNQ, from the exons ATGAACTATCTAACGATCCTGCTGTGCAACCGAAAACCGACGATGCTCTCGCGCCGGAACAAGGAGAAGTCCCAGCACAAGGAGGGCGTGGTGGGGAAGTACATGAAGAAGGACACCCCACCGGATATTTCGGTGATCAATGTGTGGAGCGATCAGCGGGCCAAGAAGAAATCGCTGCAGCGCTGTGCGAGCACCTCGCCCAGCTGCGAGTTCCATCCGCGCAGCTCGAGCACCAGTCGGAACACCTACTCCTGCACGGACTCGCAGCCGGACTACTACCATGCTCGACGAGCACAGAGCCAGATGCCCCTGCAGCAGCACTCCCACTCGCATCCTCACTCTCTGCCCCACCCCTCCCATCCGCATGTGCGTAGTCATCCTCCCCTGCCGCCCCACCAGTTCCGCGCCAGCAGCAATCAGTTGAGTCAGAACAGCAGCAACTACGTTAATTTCGAGCAGATCGAGCGGATGCGCCGTCAGCAGTCGTCGCCACTGCTGCAGACCACATCATCGCCGGCGCCGGGAGCCGGAGGATTCCAGCGCAGCTACTCCACCACCCAGCGGCAGCATCATCCCCATCTGGGTGGTGACAGCTACGATGCAGATCAGGGCCTGCTAAGCGCCTCCTATGCCAACATGTTGCAACTGCCCCAGCGGCCACACTCGCCCGCTCACTACGCCGtcccgccgcagcagcagcagcatccacAGATTCATCAACAGCACGCCTCGACGCCGTTTGGCTCCACGCTGCGGTTCGATCGAGCTGCCATGTCCATCAGGGAGCGACAGCCCAG CTCTCcgatgcagcagcaacaacaacaacaacaacagcagcagcagcagctgcagcacacACAACTGGCAGCTCACCTGGGCGGCAGCTACTCCAGCGATTCGTACCCGATCTACGAGAATCCGTCCCGCGTCATCTCGATGCGCGCCACGCAGTCGCAGCGATCGGAGTCGCCCATCTACAGCAATACGACGGCCTCGTCGGCCACGCTGGCCGTGGTTccgcagcatcatcatcagggTCACCTGGCGGTGCCATCTGGAAGCGGGGGAGGATCCCTGAGCGGCAGCGGTCGTGGTGGCAGTTCTGGCAGTGTTCGCGGCGCCTCTACCTCAGTGCAATCACTGTACGTCCCACCGCGAACTCCGCCCAGTGCGGTTGCCGGAGCGGGAGGCAGTGCCAATGGGTCGCTGCAGAAGGTACCATCACAGCAATCGCTCACGGAGCCCGAGGAGCTGCCTCTGCCGCCCGGCTGGGCCACTCAGTACACGCTACACGGTCGGAAATACTATATTGATCACAATGCGCATACCACGCACTGGAATCATCCGTTGGAGCGCGAAGGTCTGCCGGTGGGCTGGCGGCGGGTGGTGTCCAAGATGCATGGCACCTACTATGAGAACCAGTATACCGGGCAGAGCCAACGTCAGCATCCATGCTTGACCTCCTACTATGTCTACACGACGTCTGCGGAGCCACCGAAAGCGATTCGACCAGAGGCGTCGCTCTATGCCCCACCCACGCACACTCACAATGCACTGGTGCCGGCCAATCCCTATCTGCTCGAGGAGATCCCCAAGTGGTTGGCCGTCTACTCGGAGGCGGACTCGTCCAAGGACCACCTGCTGCAGTTCAACATGTTTAGCCTGCCGGAGCTGGAGGGCTTCGACAGCATGCTGGTGCGGCTCTTCAAGCAGGAACTGGGCACCATCGTGGGCTTCTACGAGCGCTACCG TCGCGCTTTGATACTCGAGAAGAATCGACGCGCCggccagaaccagaaccaaaaCCAGTGA
- the sav gene encoding salvador, isoform A, giving the protein MNYLTILLCNRKPTMLSRRNKEKSQHKEGVVGKYMKKDTPPDISVINVWSDQRAKKKSLQRCASTSPSCEFHPRSSSTSRNTYSCTDSQPDYYHARRAQSQMPLQQHSHSHPHSLPHPSHPHVRSHPPLPPHQFRASSNQLSQNSSNYVNFEQIERMRRQQSSPLLQTTSSPAPGAGGFQRSYSTTQRQHHPHLGGDSYDADQGLLSASYANMLQLPQRPHSPAHYAVPPQQQQHPQIHQQHASTPFGSTLRFDRAAMSIRERQPRYQPTSSPMQQQQQQQQQQQQQLQHTQLAAHLGGSYSSDSYPIYENPSRVISMRATQSQRSESPIYSNTTASSATLAVVPQHHHQGHLAVPSGSGGGSLSGSGRGGSSGSVRGASTSVQSLYVPPRTPPSAVAGAGGSANGSLQKVPSQQSLTEPEELPLPPGWATQYTLHGRKYYIDHNAHTTHWNHPLEREGLPVGWRRVVSKMHGTYYENQYTGQSQRQHPCLTSYYVYTTSAEPPKAIRPEASLYAPPTHTHNALVPANPYLLEEIPKWLAVYSEADSSKDHLLQFNMFSLPELEGFDSMLVRLFKQELGTIVGFYERYRRALILEKNRRAGQNQNQNQ; this is encoded by the exons ATGAACTATCTAACGATCCTGCTGTGCAACCGAAAACCGACGATGCTCTCGCGCCGGAACAAGGAGAAGTCCCAGCACAAGGAGGGCGTGGTGGGGAAGTACATGAAGAAGGACACCCCACCGGATATTTCGGTGATCAATGTGTGGAGCGATCAGCGGGCCAAGAAGAAATCGCTGCAGCGCTGTGCGAGCACCTCGCCCAGCTGCGAGTTCCATCCGCGCAGCTCGAGCACCAGTCGGAACACCTACTCCTGCACGGACTCGCAGCCGGACTACTACCATGCTCGACGAGCACAGAGCCAGATGCCCCTGCAGCAGCACTCCCACTCGCATCCTCACTCTCTGCCCCACCCCTCCCATCCGCATGTGCGTAGTCATCCTCCCCTGCCGCCCCACCAGTTCCGCGCCAGCAGCAATCAGTTGAGTCAGAACAGCAGCAACTACGTTAATTTCGAGCAGATCGAGCGGATGCGCCGTCAGCAGTCGTCGCCACTGCTGCAGACCACATCATCGCCGGCGCCGGGAGCCGGAGGATTCCAGCGCAGCTACTCCACCACCCAGCGGCAGCATCATCCCCATCTGGGTGGTGACAGCTACGATGCAGATCAGGGCCTGCTAAGCGCCTCCTATGCCAACATGTTGCAACTGCCCCAGCGGCCACACTCGCCCGCTCACTACGCCGtcccgccgcagcagcagcagcatccacAGATTCATCAACAGCACGCCTCGACGCCGTTTGGCTCCACGCTGCGGTTCGATCGAGCTGCCATGTCCATCAGGGAGCGACAGCCCAGGTATCAGCCAACTAG CTCTCcgatgcagcagcaacaacaacaacaacaacagcagcagcagcagctgcagcacacACAACTGGCAGCTCACCTGGGCGGCAGCTACTCCAGCGATTCGTACCCGATCTACGAGAATCCGTCCCGCGTCATCTCGATGCGCGCCACGCAGTCGCAGCGATCGGAGTCGCCCATCTACAGCAATACGACGGCCTCGTCGGCCACGCTGGCCGTGGTTccgcagcatcatcatcagggTCACCTGGCGGTGCCATCTGGAAGCGGGGGAGGATCCCTGAGCGGCAGCGGTCGTGGTGGCAGTTCTGGCAGTGTTCGCGGCGCCTCTACCTCAGTGCAATCACTGTACGTCCCACCGCGAACTCCGCCCAGTGCGGTTGCCGGAGCGGGAGGCAGTGCCAATGGGTCGCTGCAGAAGGTACCATCACAGCAATCGCTCACGGAGCCCGAGGAGCTGCCTCTGCCGCCCGGCTGGGCCACTCAGTACACGCTACACGGTCGGAAATACTATATTGATCACAATGCGCATACCACGCACTGGAATCATCCGTTGGAGCGCGAAGGTCTGCCGGTGGGCTGGCGGCGGGTGGTGTCCAAGATGCATGGCACCTACTATGAGAACCAGTATACCGGGCAGAGCCAACGTCAGCATCCATGCTTGACCTCCTACTATGTCTACACGACGTCTGCGGAGCCACCGAAAGCGATTCGACCAGAGGCGTCGCTCTATGCCCCACCCACGCACACTCACAATGCACTGGTGCCGGCCAATCCCTATCTGCTCGAGGAGATCCCCAAGTGGTTGGCCGTCTACTCGGAGGCGGACTCGTCCAAGGACCACCTGCTGCAGTTCAACATGTTTAGCCTGCCGGAGCTGGAGGGCTTCGACAGCATGCTGGTGCGGCTCTTCAAGCAGGAACTGGGCACCATCGTGGGCTTCTACGAGCGCTACCG TCGCGCTTTGATACTCGAGAAGAATCGACGCGCCggccagaaccagaaccaaaaCCAGTGA
- the Ublcp1 gene encoding Ubiquitin-like domain-containing C-terminal domain phosphatase 1, protein MEVKEVVVIVKWSGKEYPVDLTDQDTVEVLRHEIFRKTQVRPERQKLLNLKYKGKTAADNVKISALELKPNFKLMMVGSTEADIEDACSLPDNIGEVVDDFDDADEREESVEHSAVYLAKVQRRVRDYKIKELAPPREGKKLLVLDIDYTLFDHRSPAETGTELMRPYLHEFLTSAYEDYDIVIWSATSMRWIEEKMRLLGVASNDNYKVMFYLDSTAMISVHVPERGVVDVKPLGVIWALYKQYNSSNTIMFDDIRRNFLMNPKSGLKIRPFRQAHLNRGTDTELLKLSDYLRKIAHHCPDFNSLNHRKWEHYHPKKNS, encoded by the exons ATGGAGGTCAAAGAAGTGGTAGTGATTGTAAAATGGAGTGGTAAGGAGTACCCGGTGGACCTCACCGACCAGGACACCGTGGAAGTGCTGCGTCACGAGATATTCCGCAAGACACAGGTGCGTCCGGAACGTCAAAAGCTGCTCAACCTGAAGTACAAAG GAAAGACAGCAGCCGACAATGTGAAGATCAGCGCTTTGGAGCTGAAGCCCAACTTTAAGCTTATGATGGTGGGCTCCACAGAGGCCGATATCGAGGATGCGTGCAGCCTGCCCGATAATATTGGCGAAGTGGTCGACGACTTCGATGACGCCGATGAACGCGAAGAGTCCGTGGAGCACTCCGCCGTCTATTTGGCCAAGGTGCAGCGTCGTGTGCGAGACTACAAGATCAAGGAGTTAGCGCCGCCGCGTGAGGGCAAGAAGCTGCTTGTCCTGGACATAGACTATACCCTATTCGATCACCGATCGCCTGCTGAAACAGGCACGGAGCTAATGCGTCCGTATCTGCACGAGTTTCTGACTTCCGCCTACGAGGACTACGACATTGTCATCTGGTCCGCCACCAGCATGCGCTGGATCGAGGAAAAGATGCGCCTGCTGGGCGTGGCCAGTAACGATAACTACAAGGTGATGTTCTATCTGGACTCCACCGCCATGATATCAGTTCATGTGCCGGAGCGCGGTGTGGTGGACGTAAAGCCGCTTGGTGTAATCTGGGCCCTGTACAAGCAATACAACTCGAGCAACACTATCATGTTTGATGACATCCGTCGCAACTTCCTTATGAACCCAAAGTCCGGCCTAAAGATCCGCCCATTCCGTCAGGCTCATCTCAACCGTGGCACGGACACCGAGCTGCTCAAGTTGTCCGACTATTTGCGCAAAATCGCTCACCACTGCCCGGATTTCAATTCGCTAAACCATCGCAAGTGGGAGCACTACCATCCCAAGAAGAACTCCTGA
- the CG17111 gene encoding uncharacterized protein, protein MPPLQSLVTAPRLCKLAIAAILLILQLNASVALLLKCPLHQLQLQKIVGFRPPLEYLNADNRIYGPEMVSNFKTRNGQQELPVSQVCWRICNEDPDCIAYVHLLDTDECHGYSYFERTSRYLAISGELPLVADGEAVFYEKTCLRVPDACRGRLWALTKIPGSTLVYHSKKTISTLVTRRECAERCFFETQFRCLSASFAPSYRNNRERFRGEAGPGQRPSPRLGRCMLSDRDKTVQPDAFRAAPYDEEYMENQCHERAIESDNCSYELYANSSFIYAEARYLGLSQKECQAMCSHEAKFYCQGVSFYYVNQLSLSECLLHSEDIVSLGPRSLKLRENSVYMRRVKCLDVRVFCTRDEMTIKYNPKDWFVGKIYASMHSKDCLARGSGNGSVLLTLQIGSEVKENRCGILRAYEMTQEYQRTFISALVVIQNNPNVQTQGDRLIKVGCIQSNATTSLGVSVRDSSVDSSEPVPSAIALESSLEYTEHMFPHEGVVHYNSSTGPHPHPSISLQILDLSHQHETNDVQIGQNLELQIVAEYSPQQLAEHMELQLAPLPDFRATSLVAKTADNENFVLLIDERGCPTDASVFPALERVHTASRSMLRARFHAFKFSGTANVSFDVKIRFCVERCSPSNCISSSWQRRRRQADQPDRRPEDLRVQNPVYISTVVDVAPQPDNFTRSQEELPLNYNIRVHGPDQSNTNSYLYGERGVLLIAGIDDPLHLDNVCINQSLLIALFIFWLICQVALLFGCGMVLQRYRRLAKLEDERRRLHEEYLEARRVHWADQGGYTL, encoded by the exons ATGCCACCACTCCAATCACTTGTGACCGCCCCCCGGCTATGCAAATTAGCCATTGCAGCGATTTTGCTAATTCTCCAGCTAAACGCTAGTG TTGCGCTGCTGCTCAAGTGTCCGTTGCaccagttgcagctgcagaaGATCGTCGGATTCCGGCCACCGCTGGAGTATCTGAATGCGGATAATCGGATCTACGGACCGGAAATGGTGAGCAACTTCAAGACTCGCAACGGCCAACAGGAACTTCCGGTCAGCCAGGTGTGCTGGCGCATCTGCAACGAGGATCCCGATTGCATTGCCTATGTCCATCTGCTGGACACGGACGAGTGCCATGGCTACTCGTACTTCGAGCGAACCTCGCGCTATCTGGCCATTTCGGGTGAACTGCCTCTGGTGGCAGACGGCGAGGCCGTCTTCTACGAAAAGACCTGCCTCCGAG TTCCCGATGCGTGCCGTGGGCGTCTCTGGGCACTGACCAAAATCCCCGGCAGCACGCTGGTCTACCACAGCAAGAAGACCATTTCGACGCTGGTCACGCGGCGTGAGTGCGCCGAGCGCTGCTTCTTCGAAACCCAGTTCCGATGCCTCTCCGCCTCCTTTGCGCCCTCCTATCGGAACAATCGTGAGCG CTTCCGCGGCGAGGCGGGTCCTGGCCAGCGTCCGTCTCCCCGCCTCGGCAGATGTATGCTGAGCGACAGGGACAAGACCGTCCAGCCGGACGCCTTTCGCGCGGCTCCATACGACGAGGAGTACATGGAGAACCAGTGCCACGAACGGGCCATCGAAAGTGACAACTGTTCCTACGAGCTGTACGCCAACAGCAGTTTCATCTATGCGGAGGCCAGGTATTTGGGCCTCTCCCAAAAAGAG TGTCAGGCGATGTGCTCCCACGAGGCGAAGTTCTACTGCCAGGGTGTCTCCTTCTACTATGTAAACCAACTCTCGCTGTCCGAGTGTCTCCTCCACTCGGAGGACATTGTATCCCTGGGTCCGCGAAGCCTGAAGCTCCGTGAAAACTCGGTGTACATGCGGAGGGTCAAGTGCCTGGATG TCCGGGTTTTTTGCACCCGCGATGAGATGACCATTAAGTACAATCCCAAGGACTGGTTCGTCGGCAAGATCTATGCCAGCATGCACTCCAAGGACTGCCTGGCCAGAGGATCGGGCAATGGGAGTGTTCTGCTGACGCTCCAGATCGGCAGCGAGGTAAAGGAGAACCGCTGTGGCATCCTGCGTGCCTACGAAATGACACAGGAATACCAAAG AACGTTCATATCTGCTCTGGTGGTCATCCAAAACAATCCAAATGTGCAAACCCAGGGCGACCGGCTCATCAAGGTTGGCTGTATACAGAGCAATGCCACCACATCGCTGGGCGTTTCGGTTCGGGACAGCAGTGTGGATAGCTCAGAGCCTGTGCCCAGCGCCATTGCACTGGAGTCCTCATTGGAGTACACAGAACA CATGTTCCCACACGAGGGTGTGGTTCACTACAACAGCAGCACTGGGCCCCATCCGCATCCCAGCATCTCGCTTCAGATTTTGGATCTATCCCACCAGCACGAGACCAACGACGTGCAGATTGGACAGAACCTGGAACTACAGATTGTGGCGGAGTACAGCCCACAGCAGTTGGCAGAGCACATGGAGTTGCAGCTGGCACCACTACCCGACTTTCGTGCTACCTCGCTGGTGGCCAAGACAGCGGACAATGAGAACTTTGTGCTGCTGATCGACGAGCGAGGATGTCCCACAGATGCCAGTGTGTTTCCCGCTTTGGAAAGGGTACACACAGCCAGCAGGAGCATGTTGCGCGCTCGCTTCCATGCCTTCAAGTTCTCAGGAACGGCCAACGTAAGCTTCGATGTAAAGATTCGCTTCTGCGTGGAGCGCTGCTCGCCCAGCAATTGTATTAGTTCATCCTGGCAACGGAGAAGGCGACAGGCTGACCAACCAGATCGTAGACCGGAAGACCTACGAGTTCAGAACCCCGTGTACATCTCCACGGTGGTGGATGTGGCTCCGCAACCAGACAACTTTACCAGATCGCAGGAGGAATTGCCCCTCAACTACAATATCCGGGTGCACGGTCCGGACCAGAGCAACACCAATAGTTATCTGTACGGCGAGCGGGGAGTGCTGCTCATTGCTGGCATAGACGACCCGCTGCACCTGGATAACGTTTGCATCAACCAGAGCCTGCTGATTGCACTGTTCATCTTCTGGCTGATCTGTCAAGTTGCCCTGCTCTTCGGCTGTGGAATGGTGCTGCAGCGCTACCGCCGGCTGGCCAAGCTCGAGGATGAGCGACGCAGGCTGCACGAGGAGTACCTGGAGGCGAGGAGAGTCCACTGGGCGGATCAAGGCGGATACACACTCTAA